One Leopardus geoffroyi isolate Oge1 chromosome C1, O.geoffroyi_Oge1_pat1.0, whole genome shotgun sequence DNA segment encodes these proteins:
- the PINK1 gene encoding serine/threonine-protein kinase PINK1, mitochondrial isoform X1 — MAVRQALGRGLQLGRALLLRFTAKPGPAYGWGRPERPGPAAGWGRGERRGQTAGPGAEPRRLGLGLPDRYRFFRQSVVGLAARLQRQFAVRARGGVGPCGRAVFLAFGLGLGLIEEKQAEGRRAASACQEIQAIFTQKNKLLPDPLDTRCWQGFRLEEYVIGQPIGKGCSAAVYEATVPVLPQSLEVARSIGLLPGRGPDTAPQEEEPASRAPGFPLAIKMMWNISAGSSSEAILSTMSQELVPASRVALAGEYGAVTYRKSKGSPKQLAPHPNIIRVFRAFTSSVPLLPGALVDYPDVLPPRLHPEGLGHGRTLFLVMKNYPCTLRQYLRMNTPSPRLATVMILQLLEGVDHLVQQGVAHRDLKSDNILVELDADGCPWLVITDFGCCLADERIGLQLPFTSWYVDRGGNGCLMAPEVSTACPGPRAVIDYGKADAWAVGALAYEIFGLSNPFYGQGRAHLESRSYQEAQLPALPKSVPLEARQLVRSLLQREASKRPSARVAANVLHLSLWGEHTLALKNLKLDKMVGWLLQQSAATLLANRLTEKSCVETKMKMLFLANLEYETLCQAALLLCSWRAAP, encoded by the exons ATGGCGGTGCGACAGGCGCTGGGCCGGGGCCTACAGCTGGGTCGAGCGCTACTGCTGCGTTTCACGGCCAAGCCTGGCCCGGCCTATGGCTGGGGACGGCCCGAGCGGCCGGGCCCCGCGGCGGGATGGGGCCGCGGAGAACGCCGGGGTCAGACCGCGGGACCCGGCGCGGAGCCGCGCAGGCTCGGGCTCGGGCTGCCCGACCGCTACCGCTTCTTCCGCCAGTCGGTGGTCGGGCTGGCGGCGCGGCTCCAGCGGCAGTTCGCTGTGCGGGCCCGGGGTGGCGTGGGCCCTTGTGGCCGGGCCGTGTTTCTGGCCTTCGGTCTGGGCCTGGGCCTCATCGAGGAGAAGCAGGCGGAGGGCCGGCGGGCGGCGTCGGCCTGTCAGGAGATCCAG GCAATTTTCACCCAGAAAAACAAGCTGCTCCCGGACCCACTGGACACCCGATGCTGGCAGGGCTTCCGGCTGGAGGAGTATGTGATAGGACAGCCCATTGGCAAGGGTTGCAGCGCAGCTGTGTACGAAGCCACCGTGCCTGTGCTGCCCCAGAGCCTGGAGGTGGCAAGGAGCATCGGGCTTCTTCCTGGCAGAGGCCCAGATACCGCTCCCCAGGAAGAGGAGCCGGCTTCCCGGGCCCCTGGCTTTCCCTTAGCCATCAAGATGATGTGGAACATCTCG GCAGGCTCTTCCAGTGAAGCCATCTTGAGCACAATGAGCCAGGAGCTAGTCCCAGCTAGTCGAGTGGCCTTGGCCGGGGAGTACGGAGCAGTCACTTACAG AAAGTCCAAGGGAAGTCCCAAGCAACTGGCCCCTCACCCCAACATCATCCGGGTCTTCCGTGCCTTCACCTCTTCTGTACCACTGCTGCCAGGGGCCCTGGTCGACTACCCTGATGTGCTGCCGCCACGTCTTCACCCCGAAGGCCTGGGCCACGGGCGGACGCTCTTCCTCGTTATGAAGAA CTACCCCTGCACCCTGCGCCAGTACCTTCGTATGAACACCCCGAGCCCCCGCCTCGCCACCGTGATGATCCTGCAGCTCCTGGAGGGGGTGGATCATCTGGTTCAACAGGGCGTCGCGCACAGAGACTTGAAATCTGACAACATTCTCGTGGAGCTGGACGCAG ATGGCTGCCCCTGGTTGGTGATCACAGATTTTGGTTGCTGCCTGGCTGATGAGCGCATTGGCCTGCAGCTGCCTTTCACCAGCTGGTATGTGGACCGGGGTGGAAACGGCTGCCTGATGGCTCCTGAG GTGTCCACAGCCTGCCCGGGCCCCAGAGCAGTGATTGACTACGGCAAAGCCGATGCCTGGGCAGTGGGTGCACTCGCCTACGAAATCTTCGGGCTCTCTAATCCCTTTTATGGCCAGGGCAGGGCCCACCTTGAAAGCCGCAGTTACCAGGAGGCTCAGCTGCCCGCACTGCCCAAGTCGGTGCCTCTAGAAGCAAGACAGTTGGTGAGGTCACTGCTCCAGCGAGAGGCCAGCAAG AGACCGTCTGCCCGAGTGGCTGCTAATGTGCTTCATTTAAGCCTCTGGGGGGAACACACCCTGGCCCTGAAGAATCTGAAACTAGACAAGATGGTCGGCTGGCTCCTCCAACAGTCCGCTGCCACTTTACTGGCCAACAGGCTCACGGAGAAGAGCTGCGTGGAGACAAAGATGAAGATGTTATTTCTGGCCAACCTGGAGTATGAAACGCTGTGCCAGGCAGCCCTGCTCCTCTGCTCCTGGAGAGCAGCCCCATAA
- the PINK1 gene encoding serine/threonine-protein kinase PINK1, mitochondrial isoform X2: MAVRQALGRGLQLGRALLLRFTAKPGPAYGWGRPERPGPAAGWGRGERRGQTAGPGAEPRRLGLGLPDRYRFFRQSVVGLAARLQRQFAVRARGGVGPCGRAVFLAFGLGLGLIEEKQAEGRRAASACQEIQAIFTQKNKLLPDPLDTRCWQGFRLEEYVIGQPIGKGCSAAVYEATVPVLPQSLEVARSIGLLPGRGPDTAPQEEEPASRAPGFPLAIKMMWNISAGSSSEAILSTMSQELVPASRVALAGEYGAVTYRKSKGSPKQLAPHPNIIRVFRAFTSSVPLLPGALVDYPDVLPPRLHPEGLGHGRTLFLVMKNYPCTLRQYLRMNTPSPRLATVMILQLLEGVDHLVQQGVAHRDLKSDNILVELDADGCPWLVITDFGCCLADERIGLQLPFTSWYVDRGGNGCLMAPEVSTACPGPRAVIDYGKADAWAVGALAYEIFGLSNPFYGQGRAHLESRSYQEAQLPALPKSVPLEARQLVRSLLQREASKDHSSGTITACDLRAS, encoded by the exons ATGGCGGTGCGACAGGCGCTGGGCCGGGGCCTACAGCTGGGTCGAGCGCTACTGCTGCGTTTCACGGCCAAGCCTGGCCCGGCCTATGGCTGGGGACGGCCCGAGCGGCCGGGCCCCGCGGCGGGATGGGGCCGCGGAGAACGCCGGGGTCAGACCGCGGGACCCGGCGCGGAGCCGCGCAGGCTCGGGCTCGGGCTGCCCGACCGCTACCGCTTCTTCCGCCAGTCGGTGGTCGGGCTGGCGGCGCGGCTCCAGCGGCAGTTCGCTGTGCGGGCCCGGGGTGGCGTGGGCCCTTGTGGCCGGGCCGTGTTTCTGGCCTTCGGTCTGGGCCTGGGCCTCATCGAGGAGAAGCAGGCGGAGGGCCGGCGGGCGGCGTCGGCCTGTCAGGAGATCCAG GCAATTTTCACCCAGAAAAACAAGCTGCTCCCGGACCCACTGGACACCCGATGCTGGCAGGGCTTCCGGCTGGAGGAGTATGTGATAGGACAGCCCATTGGCAAGGGTTGCAGCGCAGCTGTGTACGAAGCCACCGTGCCTGTGCTGCCCCAGAGCCTGGAGGTGGCAAGGAGCATCGGGCTTCTTCCTGGCAGAGGCCCAGATACCGCTCCCCAGGAAGAGGAGCCGGCTTCCCGGGCCCCTGGCTTTCCCTTAGCCATCAAGATGATGTGGAACATCTCG GCAGGCTCTTCCAGTGAAGCCATCTTGAGCACAATGAGCCAGGAGCTAGTCCCAGCTAGTCGAGTGGCCTTGGCCGGGGAGTACGGAGCAGTCACTTACAG AAAGTCCAAGGGAAGTCCCAAGCAACTGGCCCCTCACCCCAACATCATCCGGGTCTTCCGTGCCTTCACCTCTTCTGTACCACTGCTGCCAGGGGCCCTGGTCGACTACCCTGATGTGCTGCCGCCACGTCTTCACCCCGAAGGCCTGGGCCACGGGCGGACGCTCTTCCTCGTTATGAAGAA CTACCCCTGCACCCTGCGCCAGTACCTTCGTATGAACACCCCGAGCCCCCGCCTCGCCACCGTGATGATCCTGCAGCTCCTGGAGGGGGTGGATCATCTGGTTCAACAGGGCGTCGCGCACAGAGACTTGAAATCTGACAACATTCTCGTGGAGCTGGACGCAG ATGGCTGCCCCTGGTTGGTGATCACAGATTTTGGTTGCTGCCTGGCTGATGAGCGCATTGGCCTGCAGCTGCCTTTCACCAGCTGGTATGTGGACCGGGGTGGAAACGGCTGCCTGATGGCTCCTGAG GTGTCCACAGCCTGCCCGGGCCCCAGAGCAGTGATTGACTACGGCAAAGCCGATGCCTGGGCAGTGGGTGCACTCGCCTACGAAATCTTCGGGCTCTCTAATCCCTTTTATGGCCAGGGCAGGGCCCACCTTGAAAGCCGCAGTTACCAGGAGGCTCAGCTGCCCGCACTGCCCAAGTCGGTGCCTCTAGAAGCAAGACAGTTGGTGAGGTCACTGCTCCAGCGAGAGGCCAGCAAG